From Felis catus isolate Fca126 chromosome B4, F.catus_Fca126_mat1.0, whole genome shotgun sequence:
GAGTGTTTCACCATTCCACAGCCAGGAGACTATGCTTTGGGGTGAGCGTAGCCTAACCTAGAATTTAAAATCCTGATTAGGTCTCTTCACAAAGTGTAACTTGGCTTCACCCTAACCTAGAGACTCAGTTTTTTCATGACACAAAACTACTTTTACCCAAAGGAGGGTCTGAACAACTCAGCATCCATTTTCAGCCCAGTCACTCATAGGCACTGGTGTCATACACCTTATACACAGAAATTAGGCTAGGTACAGGAGTGTAGTCTGTTACTCTTGGAATAGTTAAATGTGCTTTGAGTGTATCAGCATAAATAAAGAGACACAACCAAGGggaatgtgtatatttaaaactcctccccttcattttcttcttcaaatgaaTCAGTCCCCACTTCTTCATAATCCTTCTCCAGAGCAGCCAGGTCCTCCCTGGCCTCAGAAAATTCTCCTTCTTCCATTCCCTCTCCAACATACCAATGCACAAAGGCTCGCTTGGCGTACATGAGGTCAAACTTGTGATCCAGGCGGGCCCAGGCCTCCGCAATTGCTGTGGTGTTGCTCAGCATGCAAACAGCCCGCTGGACTTTGGCCAGGTCCCCTCCTGGTACCACCGTGGGTGGCTGATAGTTGATGCCCacctgaggaacagagaaagaggagggacaacaaaagaaaatgcagagcAGCCAAAGGACAACTCAAAATGGGGTTATCTTGGTAATATGATGTGGTAACAAGACACAGTCATGGGTGTGGGGATGGGAGCAGACCTGGATATGAAAAGATAGAATCAAAGGgttgaagaaacagagagaggtgAGTGTTGAAGATAAATCAAAAGTGAATGGAATTGAGTACAGGCAAATTCAAGAGGAAGGGCTATGAAATCTAAAACTGCAAAagactagctggaatttaaataaaaacttagaaaaaaataaagactatgaaAGAAGAGGAGAATAGGGATGGTATTAGGTAGAAATGTAGTGGGGAGATTCAAGGAGACAAATGAGGGTAACGAATGAGATCAATATTAACGGGGATGTACAATACATGGTtatcttgaaaaggaaaatagatCCCCTTTTAGAGGCAAATTAATTTCTAGGCTTGAAGTTTATTCTTTTCCACGTGGTCATCTaaagttttcaataaatttaGGGAAATTTCTCTGCCAAGGGTAAAGTGCTGTTTAAAAGATCATGGAagtgagatgcctgggtggctcatgtccgactcttgatttggcttgggtcatgatcccagttgtgggattgagacccacaatgggctccacgctgaacCTGATTGaaattctctcactctctccctctttccctctggccctctcccccgttcacactgtctttctctctctctaaaataaaaaataaataaataaaaatcaaaagatcaTAGAGATATTCCAgagcaataaatttaaaaattcaaaaggtcTTGGGGATTAATGTTAGCCAGTCCCCATGTCTCAGGGGAGTAGGCTTGTTAGAAGAAAAGCAAGGCCTTCAATCAAAGAAAGTTCATTAAAACCCTTGCGTGGACAAGGGTTTTAATGGCATGGCAAGGTTCTCCAAGCTAACCCTAGCCCAATCTAATGTTAGGGGTACTATCTGAGaaatctcccttctccccacacacATACCCCAAACCAAagtcaatctcaggaactgtaaGCAACTGGAAGAAGTCTGAGGGAACAAACTGTGATAATATCCATAGGACACTGAGAACATAGTACACCCAAAAAATAGCTCTCCTACCCAGGTCATCATGCCTTAAGTGTCAGCCTCTTAAATtcatagctttaaaatatatgtcttCTTGAGAGATGTAGGTGGGAATTGCAGCAGTCTATATAGTCAAGGTGGGTAGCCCATTAAATGAATTTAGAATTATCTATTATTCCTCTTAGACAAAAGTAGCTCTTGGTGGTGGAGGTGATGCTAAGATAGGGCAAAGGACCAAAAATGAGAAAGGGAAGGGCAATGAATATAAACTTCACTGCATCACATATTTTGCTCAATCTGACCCTGACTAGAAAAAAACTTTGTCTGAAGCCAACTCTCCTCTGTCAAACAGTAATTATCCCTTCAACTGATTCAAGTAGGGACAAACACCCTTGGGAAGAATGCAAGAGGATGAAATTCAACAATCATATGCTTTTCTGAAAAGCAGCTAAAGATGCTGCACTACCTATCTTTCTGGACATAATCCCCAAACTTCAGCTTAAAATAAGAGATAGAAAGGGGCATCTCCTTTTTGTTAACTTCCCCACCACCCTcacatctcatttttttcttttttcctattcattttccTACTAgcttgttttattgtttgtttacatttaaattttttaaaaagaactccaTATTTTGGAAGATCTTGATTGTTTTCACAGAATGACCAGAAATGACCCATAAAAATAGGTGTAgtcttggggtgcatgggtggctcagtcagttaagtatctgactcttgattttggctcaggtcatgatccgagatcaagctgcactgacagcacagagcctgtttggtattctctttccttctttctctgccccttcctgacacTCACATaaatgcacactctttctctctcaaaatacataaacatttcttttaatgtaagcaacattatttttaaaaatgggtgtaGTCTAGAGGAAAGATTGTGTATGTAGCTAGGAGTATAGCAGTGAGGAAGAATGCTACCAAAGGAGATTAGCTAGATCAAAGCCTCATAATGCAAACAGGTCAGTCAAGAGAATGGCAAATGGTGCCTTGTTTTTGTAAGTCCCACCAGGAAAACACAGAATGCTCATCTCTGTATCTCTACCAACTGGTACATCAACCCCTGGTGGTGAGTAAACCTCTGAATTATTAAAGGCATGACTGGGAGGTTACTAATTAATATTAATGTAAATGATGATAATTATTTTGATAGCAGAATCTGATTAAAGACCATAGGAACACAGGACAAAGTGGTCAAGCAGTTCACATGCACAAAACCAGCTGCATGTCTTGCCAGTGCAACTCAAAGAAGTGCCTTCTAACATTCAACATTCACTAGTCCTGAGATCCATGGGTCTTCCCTGGCTGTTGTATCTCCTTACTAACCCTCAGAGTCTGGCATTTTCCATACTGTGGACACCTGATCTACAACAGGCTTCCTCAGCTTCTGCTTACTTCTAGTTAATGGGAAATGTCAGGGCTTCACAAAATAAGTGATTCACAATCCTATAATAACCACAAAATTTCTTCCTCACTGAGTTAAGACTTACAGGGTGAACACTTACTTTTTCAAGATAAATTGGGAGAGAAACACATCTTTTATTAAAGGATGGGATTATATCTCTCTGATAATTTGAATAATTTGGTTAATTCCATTCTCTGATCTATTATCAGATTTCATCTACCTCCACCCATTCATCCTGTTCATCGCACTTGCCCACATGTGTTCTTTCTACCCTGTACACTCCTCCCTATTATAGAAAAGCTCCTTTCTTCCTGACCTTTGAGATGCTTATAGATGTTAGGGTAAGAGCAGTAGGAGACTTCTCCCTACTGTAGTAGTACCCCTCTGAATACTGCAATTGTCCTccgctctcttttcttttttttttttctctctcttttcataattctttcaaataaagttTCTCCTTACCtaaaatgtatgaatgaatgaatgaatgaatgaatgaatgaatgaatgaaattaatgcTATCTTTGTCTTAAGCCCCTCTCCCCATATCATCCCATGAAATCTGAAGATCCCATGGAATTGTATGCCTAAGACCCTGGAATTTATACATCCTCCTTTCCCATCCTTGGTAATCTTCTGCTTCTCTAATTGTCTACCTCCTCCCTAAGTCATCAGTTCTCACCTTGAAGCCTGTGGGACACCAGTCTACAAACTGGATAGTCCTCTTGGTCTTGATGGCAGCAATAGCGACATTCACATCCTTAGGCACGACGTCCCCCCGATAGAGCATGCAGCAGGCCATGTACTTGCCATGTCTTGGGTCACACTTCACCATCTGGCTGTTGGGTTCAAAGCAGGAGCTCGTTATCTCAGCCACAGAGAGTTGTTCATGATAGGCTTTCTCGGCAGATATGATGGGTGCATAAGTGACCAGTGGGAAGTGGATACGGGGGTAGGGCACCAGGTTGGTCTGGAACTCAGTGAGGTCCACATTGAGGGCCCCATCAAAGCGGAGAGAGGCAGTGATGGAGGACACAATCTGGCTGATGAGGCGGTTGAGGTTGGTATAGGTAGGGCGCTCAATGTCTAGGTTTCTGCGGCAGATGTCATAGATGGCTTCATTATCCACCATGAAAGCACAATCTGAATGTTCCAGTGTGGTATGGGTTGTCAGAATGGAGTTGTAGGGCTCCACAACTGCAGTGGAGACCTGAGGGGCTGGGTAGATAGCAAATTCTAGCTTGGATTTCTTGCCATAATCCAGGGAGAGGCGTTCCATCAGCAAAGAAGTGAAGCCAGAGCCAGTGCCCCCACCAAAACTGTGGAAGATCAAGAAGCCTTGCAATCCAGAGCAGGCATCTGTCTGGAGAGagtagagaaggggaagaaaccAGAGGACATGTTTATGAGAATACCCTCATGTGAACAAAGGCAGGCAATCCTCTCTGGCTGCCCCACTCCACTCCTCAACATTTTATGTAGGTAAAATTGAAACAGCCTTGAAGAAGTAAGATAAAAGGAGATGGATTGATCTTGGGAGGACTAGCTGAAATATATAGGGTGGCAAACTGCACATGTACATGCTACGAGGTATGTGGAAGTTTCTAGCCCAGTGGCTTGGTTGAACCAGGAATAAGAGTTTCAGAATGACAGTGGTTAATAACCTTACTCTTTGAAAACCCCAACTCCTTCTCCATTTTCCCTGCCCTTGTCATTGGTTTTGTGGGAACTGCCGATTATTTATTTCAGCCCAGTCTTGAAAGGTGGCTCTGGGTACcaatttcagaaatataaatggaatcagagaaCCTGAGTTTTAATATCAATTTTACCATTTCCCAGTTGTAAAAACGTGAGCAAGTTATTGAACACCTCCagacttctgtttcttcctgactAAAGTagggaataaaaaatattcatctcACAAGGATACTGTGATTATGAAATGAGATAGCATAATATGTTGAGCAAGGacttgacacatagtaagcactcaatgtTAGCTCTTACCAGAACTAAGTGAATtcaagacacttttccaaagaagacatccagatggccaaccgacacatgaaaagatgttcaacatcactcatcatcaaggaaatacaaatcgaaaccacaatgagataccacctcacactggtcagagtggctaaaattaacaactcaggaaacagcagatgctggcgaggatgtggagaaatggaaaacctcttgcactattggtgggaatgcaaactggtgcagccgctctggaaaacagtgtggaggctcctcaaaaaattaaaaatagaactatcctacaacccagcaatagcactactgggaatttatccaaaggatacaggaatgctgatacataggggcacatgtatcccaatgtttataataCAGcgttcaacaatagccaaattatggaaaaagtctAAATgtctgatggatggataaagaagaagtggtttatatatacaatggaatgctatttggcaatgagaaagaatgaaatcctgccatttgcagcaacgtggatgaatctggaaagtactatgctaagtgaaataaatcagtcagagaaagacagatatgttttcactcatatgtggaacttgagaaatttaacagaagaccatgggggaaagaaagggggaaaaatagttacaaacagagagggagggaggcaaaccgtaagagacacttaaatacagagaacacactgttGCTTAttggagggttgatggggggatggggagaggggaaaatgggtgttgggcattgaggagggcacttattgggatgagcactgggtgttgtatgtaagtg
This genomic window contains:
- the TUBA8 gene encoding tubulin alpha-8 chain isoform X1, producing MRECISVHVGQAGVQIGNACWELFCLEHGIQADGTFGVQASKVNDDDSFTTFFSETGNGKHVPRAVMVDLEPTVVDEVRAGTYRQLFHPEQLITGKEDAANNYARGHYTVGKESIDLVLDRIRKLTDACSGLQGFLIFHSFGGGTGSGFTSLLMERLSLDYGKKSKLEFAIYPAPQVSTAVVEPYNSILTTHTTLEHSDCAFMVDNEAIYDICRRNLDIERPTYTNLNRLISQIVSSITASLRFDGALNVDLTEFQTNLVPYPRIHFPLVTYAPIISAEKAYHEQLSVAEITSSCFEPNSQMVKCDPRHGKYMACCMLYRGDVVPKDVNVAIAAIKTKRTIQFVDWCPTGFKVGINYQPPTVVPGGDLAKVQRAVCMLSNTTAIAEAWARLDHKFDLMYAKRAFVHWYVGEGMEEGEFSEAREDLAALEKDYEEVGTDSFEEENEGEEF
- the TUBA8 gene encoding tubulin alpha-8 chain isoform X2, with amino-acid sequence MVDLEPTVVDEVRAGTYRQLFHPEQLITGKEDAANNYARGHYTVGKESIDLVLDRIRKLTDACSGLQGFLIFHSFGGGTGSGFTSLLMERLSLDYGKKSKLEFAIYPAPQVSTAVVEPYNSILTTHTTLEHSDCAFMVDNEAIYDICRRNLDIERPTYTNLNRLISQIVSSITASLRFDGALNVDLTEFQTNLVPYPRIHFPLVTYAPIISAEKAYHEQLSVAEITSSCFEPNSQMVKCDPRHGKYMACCMLYRGDVVPKDVNVAIAAIKTKRTIQFVDWCPTGFKVGINYQPPTVVPGGDLAKVQRAVCMLSNTTAIAEAWARLDHKFDLMYAKRAFVHWYVGEGMEEGEFSEAREDLAALEKDYEEVGTDSFEEENEGEEF